A region from the Eulemur rufifrons isolate Redbay chromosome 21, OSU_ERuf_1, whole genome shotgun sequence genome encodes:
- the KCTD10 gene encoding BTB/POZ domain-containing adapter for CUL3-mediated RhoA degradation protein 3 isoform X2: protein MEEMSGESVVSSAVPAAATRTTSFKGTSPSSKYVKLNVGGALYYTTMQTLTKQDTMLKAMFSGRMEVLTDSEGWILIDRCGKHFGTILNYLRDGAVPLPESRREIEELLAEAKYYLVQGLVEECQAALQNKDTYEPFCKVPVITSSKEEQKLIATSNKPAVKLLYNRSNNKYSYTSNSDDNMLKNIELFDKLSLRFNGRVLFIKDVIGDEICCWSFYGQGRKIAEVCCTSIVYATEKKQTKVEFPEARIYEETLNILLYEAQDGRGPDNALLEATGGAAGRSHHLDEDEERERERIERVRRIHIKRPDDRAHLHQ from the exons GAAGAGATGTCAGGAGAAAGTGTGGTGAGCTCAGCGGTGCCAGCGGCTGCTACCCGCACCACTTCCTTCAAGGGCACGAGCCCCAGCTCCAAATACGTGAAGCTGAATGTGGGTGGAGCCCTCTACTATACCACCATGCAGACGCTTACCAAGCAGGACACCATGCTGAAGGCCATGTTCAGTGGGCGCATGGAAGTGCTCACCGACAGTGAAG GCTGGATCCTCATCGACCGGTGTGGGAAGCACTTTGGTACGATACTCAACTACCTTCGAGACGGGGCAGTCCCTTTGCCCGAGAGCCGCCGGGAGATCGAGGAGCTGCTAGCAGAGGCCAAGTACTACCTGGTCCAGGGCCTGGTGGAAGAGTGCCAGGCAGCCCTGCAA AACAAAGATACTTATGAGCCTTTCTGCAAGGTTCCTGTGATCACCTCATCCAAGGAAGAACAAAAACTTATAGCGACTTCAAATAAG CCAGCCGTGAAGTTGCTCTACAACAGAAGTAACAACAAATACTCATATACCAG CAATTCTGACGACAATATGTTGAAAAACATTGAACTGTTTGATAAGCTGTCTCTGCGTTTTAACGGAAGGGTCCTATTCATAAAGGATGTTATTGGGGATGAAATCTGCTGCTGGTCCTTTTATGGCCAGGGCCGCAAGATTGCCGAAGTCTGTTGCACCTCCATCGTCTATGCCACTGAGAAGAAACAGACCAAG GTTGAGTTCCCTGAAGCCCGGATTTATGAAGAGACCCTGAACATTTTGCTGTACGAGGCCCAGGATGGCCGAGGACCTGACAATGCGCTCCTGGAGGCCACAGGCGGGGCAGCCGGGCGCTCCCACCACCTGGATGAGGACGAGGAGCGGGAACGGGAGCGAATCGAGCGTGTGCGGCGGATCCACATCAAGCGCCCAGACGACCGGGCCCACCTCCACCAGTGA
- the KCTD10 gene encoding BTB/POZ domain-containing adapter for CUL3-mediated RhoA degradation protein 3 isoform X1, protein MEEMSGESVVSSAVPAAATRTTSFKGTSPSSKYVKLNVGGALYYTTMQTLTKQDTMLKAMFSGRMEVLTDSEGWILIDRCGKHFGTILNYLRDGAVPLPESRREIEELLAEAKYYLVQGLVEECQAALQQNKDTYEPFCKVPVITSSKEEQKLIATSNKPAVKLLYNRSNNKYSYTSNSDDNMLKNIELFDKLSLRFNGRVLFIKDVIGDEICCWSFYGQGRKIAEVCCTSIVYATEKKQTKVEFPEARIYEETLNILLYEAQDGRGPDNALLEATGGAAGRSHHLDEDEERERERIERVRRIHIKRPDDRAHLHQ, encoded by the exons GAAGAGATGTCAGGAGAAAGTGTGGTGAGCTCAGCGGTGCCAGCGGCTGCTACCCGCACCACTTCCTTCAAGGGCACGAGCCCCAGCTCCAAATACGTGAAGCTGAATGTGGGTGGAGCCCTCTACTATACCACCATGCAGACGCTTACCAAGCAGGACACCATGCTGAAGGCCATGTTCAGTGGGCGCATGGAAGTGCTCACCGACAGTGAAG GCTGGATCCTCATCGACCGGTGTGGGAAGCACTTTGGTACGATACTCAACTACCTTCGAGACGGGGCAGTCCCTTTGCCCGAGAGCCGCCGGGAGATCGAGGAGCTGCTAGCAGAGGCCAAGTACTACCTGGTCCAGGGCCTGGTGGAAGAGTGCCAGGCAGCCCTGCAA CAGAACAAAGATACTTATGAGCCTTTCTGCAAGGTTCCTGTGATCACCTCATCCAAGGAAGAACAAAAACTTATAGCGACTTCAAATAAG CCAGCCGTGAAGTTGCTCTACAACAGAAGTAACAACAAATACTCATATACCAG CAATTCTGACGACAATATGTTGAAAAACATTGAACTGTTTGATAAGCTGTCTCTGCGTTTTAACGGAAGGGTCCTATTCATAAAGGATGTTATTGGGGATGAAATCTGCTGCTGGTCCTTTTATGGCCAGGGCCGCAAGATTGCCGAAGTCTGTTGCACCTCCATCGTCTATGCCACTGAGAAGAAACAGACCAAG GTTGAGTTCCCTGAAGCCCGGATTTATGAAGAGACCCTGAACATTTTGCTGTACGAGGCCCAGGATGGCCGAGGACCTGACAATGCGCTCCTGGAGGCCACAGGCGGGGCAGCCGGGCGCTCCCACCACCTGGATGAGGACGAGGAGCGGGAACGGGAGCGAATCGAGCGTGTGCGGCGGATCCACATCAAGCGCCCAGACGACCGGGCCCACCTCCACCAGTGA